The following nucleotide sequence is from Natronomonas pharaonis DSM 2160.
ATAACCTGGTTCGAGCCACTCGCAGTTCCCATCGAACGGCTGTTTCAATCGAGAATATATCTAAAGAATAGTATTCAACAGAGCCATAATTGGATGTTTGTGTACTGACGTATTACGCTGAATTGAGGCGCTAAGCCCCCCTTGCTCAACGAGCAGCGCAGTCCGCGTAGCGGACAAGCAGCGTTAACGAGAGCGGAGCTCTCGTTCGCACATCAGAACGCTTTGCGTTCTGAGGACGCAGTAGGGAGGGGATACAGCGTCCCCAGAAATCTCTGTTTCTGGTGTGCGAACGAATCGCTCTGCGATTCGTCCACGCCGTCACAGAATTGCTTGCACTCTGTTCCATGAATTTATAACGGTGCCAGCCGAAGGCTGGAACCGTGATGGCAACTACTCATCGTCTCGGCTTAGAGTCCGACAAGAAGGACGGTCGAGACAGATTCCGCCGTCACCACCGAGTAGGAGTGGGACGCTCCAAATCCACGCCTGCGGAGACTGCGCTCCCTGCGCGGACTGTCGGCGCACGCCGACCGTCCGTGAAAAAGCGCGTCGCGGAACCAGGAAACCCCACCCTCAGCGAGCGCGTCAGCGCGAGCAGGGTGGGGTAGTTCACATCCCCCTGGCTGACGTTTTCGGTTCCGGGGTTGCCCCCTCGTGAGTGGCGACACTGCCGTGTAGTCGCTGTTTTCTGGGTTTCCTTCTCTGAACTACCGACTGGTAGTGGCGAGATTCTATCAGATATATTTTTGTTTAATATTTAGTGTTAAAAAATGCTGTATTGGACGTTTTTCTCTCTGTCTCGTGAAATTGCTGATCGTCAGGGTGTCAATATTGGTATACCATCATATAGTTTATTGGCGGCTGCCATCGATTTCGTCGAGGGCTTCGGCAGCAACGTCGCCCAGTTCACCAGCTTCGATGTGCGAGTATCGCTTGCGGACCATCTCTTCGGAGTTATCGAGATATCGGGCAGCGACCGTGTATCCGAACGCCCGAACGAGAACCTCGCCCATCCCCCGCCGTCCACCGTGGGGGGCGAGGTAGTCATGCTTCGGATGGTCGATATCGATCTCAGCGTCGTCTGAGAGCCGCTGAAGAACCGACCGCCCGCCATCTGTGGTCATCGACGGCGGTCGCATATCCGCATCGAGCGCCAGCAGGAGATCACGGGCATAACCATCCCGCTGGGCCTCGATATCGTCCGGCCGATTCCCTCTCTCAGCCAGTGTTTCTTTGACGAGTTCCGCCAGTGTCCGCTGGTCAAACGTCGGAAACACCGGCCACCGTTCTGTCGGTGGGGCCAATAGTTTCCGATAGCTCTGTAGCGGCGAGATTGTTGGGTCGGGGAGGCTGGCGGCGTCCCACTGCTGTTTCTTCCGATAGACGTCCATACGGCCGTCTTTGAGGTCGATATCTTCCCAGCGAACCCCGCGCCGGCGTGGGTCGTCCGGGTCTCGAAGAAGTTCCCCAACACGGACAGCTGTGTAGGCGAGGACGAACACCAAAGCCCGGTCCCGAGCCGCCTTCAGTGCCGCGTAGCGGGCTCGCTGCTTGTCGATAGGGGCAGTCTCCTCTGGGAGTGTTGTGTACGTTTCGATAGCCTCGCGGGCCTGCTCGTCGACGTGGCGGGTAAGGGTATGGCGCTGGTCGGAAGTCCACGCCTGCTGGTCGCCGGGCTTGCGCCCATCGTCATCGGGGAGTGGGGCCATCGCGCTCGCTCGCTGGGCGTAGTGCGCCTCAAGGTATCCCTCGTTAACGCACCAGCCACACCACGCAGAAATATACCGGTAGTAGGTCTTGACGGTGTTCTGTTTGAGGCCACGGTCGCCGGCAAGATGCCGAGCGTACTCCCGAAACGTTCGTTCATCGATATCGTCGAAGGTCGGCTCTCGGCCGACGCCGTCAGGGGTGATGCCAGTCCAGTCGTCGCGACCGTGTTCGCCGGCAGCCCACTCAACGAACCGTTCGAGCTCGCGTTCGACGTTCCGCCGGTAGTTTCCGCCATCTCCCCCACGGCCTTTCCCCTTGTCCTGCAGGTAGCGCTCGAGGGAACTCTCGAGTGACTGATCGGCGCGTTCTCGGGGTGTCATGGTTCCTCGTTCGCGTACTGGTACGTCGGACGGACGTCCTCGAGGAGCTCTTCGACAATTTCCCAGAGAATCAGGGAGGGAGTCTCGTGTTCGAACGTGATCCCCCAGCGGTCTTCTGTCTCGGCGACTGAGTACTGGAAATGCGTCCGTCCCAGATCGGGATGGTCTTCGTCCTGATGCCAGCCGGCGTGAAAGCCCGTGTTCGGGTCGGTGTAATTGATACGGAACCAATCGTGTGGCTCCTGTCGATACCACTTGACGGTCAGTTCCGGTGAATCAGGGCCCGTCGGGGGATCCAGACGGGCTGGATCGAAAGTCGCCCGCAGCTGTTTTGCCTCGATATCGTCTGGAACGTACTCGACGGCCGTGATCTGTGGCACGCGGTCAAGGACGTCTCGCTTTAGCTGGGCGTAAAGGTTCGCGTTCGGATCACCACCTAGATGCGGGACCGACATCCGTTAGCTGCTGGCCTCAGCAGGCTCTGTCGTCGGCGCGAGAAAGTCCCACTCGCGGATGGCGAAGCCAACGATCTGGATACGCCGTTGAAGGTGCTCCCACTCGCGGGCAATATCACGGCGACGGTCTTCCTCGCCACCGTCAAGGGACTCGTCAGCGAGCGTCCC
It contains:
- a CDS encoding tyrosine-type recombinase/integrase, with product MTPRERADQSLESSLERYLQDKGKGRGGDGGNYRRNVERELERFVEWAAGEHGRDDWTGITPDGVGREPTFDDIDERTFREYARHLAGDRGLKQNTVKTYYRYISAWCGWCVNEGYLEAHYAQRASAMAPLPDDDGRKPGDQQAWTSDQRHTLTRHVDEQAREAIETYTTLPEETAPIDKQRARYAALKAARDRALVFVLAYTAVRVGELLRDPDDPRRRGVRWEDIDLKDGRMDVYRKKQQWDAASLPDPTISPLQSYRKLLAPPTERWPVFPTFDQRTLAELVKETLAERGNRPDDIEAQRDGYARDLLLALDADMRPPSMTTDGGRSVLQRLSDDAEIDIDHPKHDYLAPHGGRRGMGEVLVRAFGYTVAARYLDNSEEMVRKRYSHIEAGELGDVAAEALDEIDGSRQ